ATGTCCCTCCCATTTCCTTTCCATCCATCCTTTAAAGTTTCAGCTCCCAACTTTCTCTTCAGCaaattcctcccctcccccacgttATCCCTCCTGCACTAAAGCCAACCCGTGATCCTCCCCTTCCACGGTGGTTTCTGGTATGAGAAGCCCAAGCAGACCCCAGGCCCATGGAGCCCTGCTCTCAGCTCCCGGCACTGCCCTGAGGACCAGTAGTGGCCTGTGTGCAGGGCCTGCTTCCCAGTGTAGTTCCTGCCCAGCCCTGTCTGACCCCAGTAAAGccttattcatattttctgtgtctttttattcCTTCCTGGCTTTCTGGACTCATGACTGACTGtgttgggtgtgtgtgcatgtccatttttccttctgttgtccATTTCATGGGCCCCATGGGTGGGGATGCATgtgtggtggggacaggggacagaggaTTATAATGTTTCCTGCTCATTTCTGTCTTTGCTTCATGTACCTCTGTTCCTTAGCATGGGGTCTCTCcagaaggtggtggtggggggcttCTATGTCTGGTTCCTTCCTTAATTCAGCATCATGTGACACCTCCTGTAGGCTTGTAGTACTCTGTGTCATGGTTCAGGGGACTTTTGGGTGCTGGGGAAAGGGGTGAGCAGTTCACTGCTGGTGTGGGATTCTGGCGGACTACCTTCTCTCACCCCTTCCCAGAGCTTCCCCTGCTTTAGATACCCTCCCTCTGTGCTCTTATAATGTATCTCAGTGAATCCCATCCCACTGTACTATaattgttttacttgtttttctttccaaattgacCACAAATTCATTGAAGAGAGAATCCATGTCTTACTCGACTTCATATCCCTTGTATCTATGACactgcctggtacataataagtGTTTGGTGAAAGGTGGAAAATTTGAAAGAACTATTTCTAGTTTAAAGCCTGGAACACTCTACAGCCATTATAAGGTATTTGAGCTCTGGATGTAGttaacaaaattcagaaaatttaaatctaCGGGTCTGGGGCAAAGTCATTAGCTCCCTCTAACTTAAGTATTAATAAGACTGTAGCTGCCCATTAAATAACTTGACCTGAAATGGGCAGGTGTAGGGTGCTGGGCCAGAGCGTAGTCAGCCTATGCAGTCAGGAGGTGGTGTGGGCATTTTATGTTAGGGGACCAGCAAAGCAGCAGGACTCATTAGATGACCATCTGATTAGCAAGTTCCTCAAACAGCGGCTGGAATTTGGAGTTGGGCCTTCTTAAGGCCGAGTCTCGATTCTTAGTTCAAAACAGGGAGAAGCTTTGGAGAAGAGTCCTGTTGGGTATTTGTACACACAGTCACTTCTGGTAATTAAATGAAAAGGGAGTAGTGAGAATAatgttaaaaatctttaaaagagaaagattagtaaaaaaaaaattatatatgtataaaactggTAACATAAAAAAGTCCAGTAAAGCTAAAAGTTAATGAAACtgataaatcagtaaatatttttggctttgtgggcaTAAGGTCTCTGATAGAATTGCTCACCCTTATCATTgtggtgtgaaagcagccatagacataAAGGAGTGGATGGGGCTGTCCCCTCATAGCCTCATAACCAGGTGGCCTCAGTGTCCCGACTCCTGATTTAGACCCTCAAAGTAAAAGGGGAGAGCCATATTAAAGCTTAAATTGTAGATGTGTAATGTAAAAGGTGattctaaaaaaagaacaaagttactCAATCCTTAATAAAAGAGGGAATCCATGGTAATGAAGACAGTTCAAAATGAAGTTTGAACACATTTGTTTAAATGGGATATTATCTTCttattactattttttgttttctatatttttcatcttGAACTTGATTCCTTTCTAAATTCTAGCAACCCTAGTTTGCCTTTCCTTACTCAAAATATTATAAGCAAGTAGAAAACTTTTGTCTAATGTACAATTTGGCAGTATCTTGtcaatggttatttttattttcctatttttaaagaaatattctttatatCCTGGATTTCCTAAACTTACAGAGACAAAATTTAcaaatagtaaaaaacaaaaaagcaatacTAAGAAGTAGGACACATTTTAATTCTaccttttgtgtttatttctatacATACAGTTTTGTATACTGAGGCTTCATACAGACTTTCTGTGCTTTACTTGAGAGTTCAGAAGGTCAGCAGTGCAGCTGGAGGGAATTAGGGGATGCAGCCCAGAGTCAGACAAGAGGCAGGCCCGGGGGACTGGACTTTGGACGCAGTATGTCTTGATGCCCTGCACAGTGAGTTCTCTAAAATATGAGAACTTGTCAACATTGTACAGTCAAGAGAGAGCACATGCAAATCCAGAAAATGTGGCAACACTGGCACTGAATCTCAGCCAGGCAGCCACTGGCTACAGTCACAAGCTTCAGCCCACTCTCCGCTCTCCCTGGTCCCACGGCCCCATATTGCTCTTCCCAGACCCGCTGCACACGCAGTCTGGTCCTCTGCATCTGTGAGACTGTTTGAGAGTCTGCTGGGCCAGTCCCGCTCCTCCTTCTGCACAACTGTCCTCTTCCTTCTGGTGGGGCCACCTGTGCTCTGGACCCATCCCTGTCTCCAAAGTTCCTTGTCCTACCAGACATGGCCTCTTTCTCCTGCATTCAACGTCCCTCTCTCTCACTGCCTCTCAGAGTTTGAACACTTAAAAtctgttctatattttaaaaatctctccctgTATTTCCCCGCTGATTGCTAGCACTTGTTACTTGTCTTACTCACGGTTCCTGCCAGATGACAGCATCTCAAtgattgttttataaaaatagaatggcTGGATGCATGAATGCTCACAGAACAGAATATGTTCTAAGTAGTTTAAATGTTCTTATGctgtttaatgttattttaaaaaagccattttctCAGTGGGAATCTAGTCATGTATCTGTTACAACTTGAAGCTGTATAAAACTCATAATGACAGCTCCTTCATATGATGAAAATTCTAAGTATTAAGAGGGGCAGCAGGTTTGTGTGTGCGTGGCCACCGTGGCCTCCCTGTAGATAAACCAGCAAGGGCATCTGCCTGACCCTGAGCTGCATCCTGAGCCTGGACCCAGACCTGGAGCCCAGAGGCCTGACAAGGTCTGAATGTCTGGGGAACATCTGCCACAGGGCCAGAGCTCTGCTGGTCTCTGGCGACAcaccctcccagctccccagcttAGCAGAAGTGCAGACCTGTGACTGTGATTTCACAGGCATTAGAGGAAGTCTGTTTACCCTCCTCAACCCCAACTTCATACTCTATTTTgggtatttgaaacctgtgtttAATACTGGGTTCATAACTTTCTACCCTAACAAAGTGTTATctaattttaaacttattttttggAAGTGTAATAACTCTGTGTTTCAACTTGtaaagtccatttaaaaaaatgtccttgtAACTGTTGTTACATATCCAGTATTCTGTAATATCCTTTAAAGAAAGGAAGGCTACCACATGCCAACTTATGTGCTATTCccttaattttgaaataatcttcAGCCTTCAGAGTAGAAGGTTGGCAGGTAGGACATTGCTCTGGTGCAGGCTGTACCACAGGTCACAGGTTACAGAGTGACTTCAAAGGACACCTGAGCTACCCTCTCCAACACAAAATCACACAGGGGTCAGGAGCCAGGATCAGGGCTGGAATCCAACGACTTGGGCAACCAAAGGTGTGCTGGGCCCCTCTGATTATGGTCCTGAGGGCAGTCCTCCAGGCTCATGGCTGGTCACACTGCTCTGGCCACCCTCTCCAGCAGCCGAGCCACCTGACTGCTCCGAGGACAGCTCTTCCCCCTCAGTCATATTCTCCCTGTGACCACCACACTCCCTGTCACTGTCCCAGTCAAGATGAGGTCCATGAAACTTGGCTGTCAGGGCATCTCTGAACTGTACCTGGATATCCTCTCCGCTGGGCCTGGTCTGGATTTGGATTCAGCAGTGAGGCCATACACTTACTGGATTATTTTACATTTGGTCCTTAACACTGGTAGGCACGTGACTGGAGGGCTGGGTCCTCCTCAGCCCCTGAAAGGAAAACACcaagaccacattttctttccctgccccTTGTCTGAgtgttttttcttattccttgATTGCCTGTCTGGAAGACTTGCTGCTGTcaggattatttttcttcctgtgacAGGTTTTGACTAACCTCTCGATTTGAGGGGCCCCACTCTTGGTCTTAACTTGGCAGTCAGAGCCTTCTTGAGTCCACGGGATTGAGCAGCGAGGGGGTTAAATTTGAGAGGCACTTCAGaggcaaggggagggggaggagccttGCTCTTGTTAAGATTCAAGCTTGTTTCCCCAAGTGCGAGTGTGCTGCCAACTCCCCCAACTTAGCTGACGTCTGCCTTGGGGCGCGAAGCAGGCAAGCCCGACCCAGGTGGCCCTCGTCCTGTAGGAGCTTGGCTCCGGAGTCGCTGCTGCTAGGAGACTGAAATAGCTCTCACCCCGCCCACCTGGGGCACCAACTGACAAGGGTAATGGTGTGACCCGAGGGCACTGGGGGCGGGGCCGAGAAGAGGGGCGGATGCTTCCGGCCCCGCCTTCACCCCCAGGTCAGAGGATAAATTTCAAGCCCAGTTCCCTGAAGTCTCTCAACTCAGTGTGTCGTAACTGACACCATGCCTATGATTCTGGGTTACTGGGACATCCGCGGGGTAAGCGAGGGGTTCACTAGGGCAGGTGGGATGGAGGCTGCTAAGCAGGGGAATGCTGCACAGCTGAGGATCTGTTTAACCAGAAACTTTACAGGGCTTGCTGGAGCAGAACCCCATCCCTCAGCTGGACCTTCTTACTGGCTGTGTGTGAGGGGGTGAGGGGCGGactgcttggggtgggggtgggggggtttgGGGGGTGTGGGATGTGTACCGCAACAGAGAAAGTCAGGCAGTCAGGACTTAACATCTGACCTCTGCCTTGGCCATCTCTCCCAGCTGGGTCACGCCATCCGCCTGCTCCTGGAGTACACAGACTCAGTCTATGAGGAGAAAACTTACAGGATGGGGGACGGTAATGGCATCCTTGTGTGTTCTGACTTCTGCCCAACTCATGCTAATTTCATGCTAAGCATCCCCTGTCCTGGCTGCTGCTGTTTGGCTCTGCGGCACTCCACCAGTTGGATCAGAGGCCTGCCCCTTCCCAAACCATTTAAGGGTGCAGCTGGTCTCCAAGGCAGGACATGAGAGCTGATTATTGGCACCTATATCAGCCATTGGCATGGGTTGCCTTAGGGCTTGTCCAAACACTATGCAAGCCTTAATCATGTAGGTCCCACCTTGTAAGTGTGCTTTCCCCATAAAGCTGGAATGTGAGACTTAGAGTTCAGATTCCAGATCTACCAGTCTAGGGGACTGGCCTCTGACTCCTTAGTAGGTCTCCCCAGGAAAGAGGGTCAGACTCTGGACAGGTTTGgttcactgcattttttttttaaccacagctCCTGACTATGACAGAAGCCAGTGGCTGAATGAAAAATTCAAGCTGGGCCTGGACTTCCCCAatgtaggtgctggggatgggggtgctCTCGGGGAAAGTGGACGGTGCTACTGCTCTGTCTCCTTTCCCAGCTTAGAGGTTTCAGGATCTGGTGCCTTCTGCTCAGCCCCTCAGCTCCCTGGTTCTCTCGCTGCCTTTCAGTGATGCTCTATGTCCCAGCTCATTTAGTTATAGTACAGTATATTGTTTAGTGCCTCCCATGGGACAGGCCCTGTGAGTACCAGATTTCATCTCTGCCTTTGCTCAAGGAAGGGGGTGCAGGGGAGCCTGGTGGCCCAAGCAACCTGCCCTgttgttcttgcagctgccctACCTAATTGATGGGGCTCACAGGCTCACCCAGAGCAACGCCATCGTTCGCTACATTGCTCGCAAGCACAACATGTGTGAGTGGGGCtaggggttggggcagggaaCAGGTGACCATGCTCCTGGGCTTGCTAGGGTGGGATGCTGAGGGTGAGCCTCTGTTGTGTGGAcacaggtggggagacagaggaggagaagattCGTGTGGACATATTGGAGAACCAGGCTATGGATGTGCGCTTGAGTTTGGGCGAGCTCTGCTACCACCCTGACTTTGTGAGTCCCCTCCCACTGGACTGGTGGGCTGGACAGGGTTCGAAAGGGTGGACATGGTCCCATCtacactgttttttcttttttgccatttGAACTCCTTAGAGCTATTGATCCACCAAGCTGGTCCCTATAAAGTCCCCAGAGTGACCCTCATAACCCCCTGtgtatgaaatgaaaattctGACTCAGTTATAGGGTAGACTCCCCAGGGTGAAAATTCAGTTCCTAGACAGGGTGTTTTTCGTGTTAGACCAGCACCTTGTCCTTGGCATCTCAGGCACACATTTGCCTAGTAGGTATTTTGGGATCAGACTTtgttctcctccctccttcctttcaacCTCTCAAATTGTCTTCAGCTGTCCAGAAACCACTCAGGTGTCCACACCATTTTTATCACCCACTTTCTAGAACTTTCAGTGTCTTTCCTGGGTCATTGTACTATTACATCTGCCTGAGGTCTGAATCCTGAGCTCTGCCAGGTCTCCCAGCACTGCTGCTCTGACCCATGGGCAGTGTTTGGAGATGAGTGCTGTCGGGGGACATGGCTGCTCACCTGGCATATGGGGTCAGGTACAGCGCCGGGacccctgctctctgcccaggaAGTCTGTGTCTGAGACTCGTAACAGCTGTTTTGTGCCTTAGGAGAAGCTTAAGCCAGGTTTCTTGAAAGAGATCCCTGAAAAGATGAAGCTCTTCTCAGAGTTTCTGGGGAAGAGGACTTGGTTTGCTGGAGACAAGGTAAGGGGGTCGGCTTTGAGGGACAGGGAGTTGTCATTTTTTCCAGGTTCAGAGTTCGGTTCCCATTCCTCCTTTGTCTTCCTGCAGCTCACCTTTGTGGATTTCTTGGCTTATGACACTCTTGACTGGCACCGCATATTTGAGCCCAAGTGCCTGGATGAATTCCCAAACCTGAAAGACTTCATGAGCCGCTTTGAGGTGATTCCCCTGATCCTCCTAATATTTGTATCTTTTcgcttccctcttctctctgatgCTTCTTGTCCTGGAGCTAAAATGGAGACTACCTACCATTTATTGAGGACTCGGTTTATGGCATTGTCTGTGCTCAGTACTTATGTATTATGTCCAATTCTACCTTTCTAACATTCCTCATGACAGAAGTATCaactccattttgcagataaggaataAGCTGAAAGGGTAATTTCTGAAGGTCACAGAGCCAATACAGGCTGTGCTGGGCTCCCAGTCAGAGCACCTGGTGTCTATGGGGAGCAGTCACTGATTCTCCCTTCCTGCACTGAAAGGAAAAGCTCTGGTCCTTCTACCAGTTGGTTCCACAGCTCTTGTCAGTGTGGATGAAGCAGAACCTTCAGGAGTTTGTATGTAGTTGGAATTAGTAGAGTTGAGTTGAGACACGGTAGGATGGATATTAAGTACCAGAGACACAGACAATACTTACTCCCCATCTCCAGAGGGCTCTGCAGCAATGGGATCCTGTCTGGGGTTGTACTGACATTCCCAGGACTGTAGTCGGTGCTGGGATTTGAGTATGTATGCAGGTGTCCTGTGGAAGGATTTTATCCTGACATCTCTTATGGTGGGCActtctttccctccctgtctcgcttcccttcttcctttcttctgcctggaagatGGGATAGTACATTTATTTTGAGTCATGTTCACTGATCTGATCTTCTCCTCTCTGTGAGGCACTGTGTCAGGCACAGGGGGATGTAGATGTAACACAGGCCTGGCGCCCACCCTCTGGGGCTCAGTGTGGTTGGAGAACTATAGGAATACCGagctgtgtggtgtgtgtggtacCATCTTGGTGCTGGAGGAGGACAGCCTGACCTCACCTCACAGCTCATCATCGGTCACCCTCAGTCAACCACTGGAGAACAACAAAGTCTGCTCTATGACAGATTTAGGAATTTGGGCCATTAGTCCAATAGGTTTTTTCAGCCTACAGTCTGTTtccccttcccacttcccaccaCGAAATCTGCTTTCTCAGCTACTTCTCATCATCTCTGGATCTGGTCCAGGCTGATCAGCATTTCTGATTTTGCAAGAGCTGGCATCACTGCCTGacggggagggtggggacagctGTGAGCTGCAGTGTGTGGTCTGTTGGGACCTGAGCTGCTGCGTACACGCAGTCCCATGTTCTTTGCATCTTATAACTTACTGGACACTTTCTGTCTTGGGAAGATGGTGCACAGATACACCTGAGTGTCATACTTCCAAGTTGGCTGCAGCAGGACTGGGGATAGGGTAGGATGCGGCCCAGTGAGTCGGCTGAGTTGTCAGGCCAGGCAAGTCAACTCTGTGCTTTAAGTGGAGTAATTAGAGCCTGGCCTGGCCTTGCTGGTTCCTACCCTCCTATCACCTTTCATCCAAGTTTTGCTGAGTCATAGGGTGAGATCTAGTCTGTTCTGCAAGCTTCTCAGGCACTTTCTGAGCCCCTTTATTGTGCTAGAGGTCATTCTGTGGCCAAAGCCTGGGAAGCCCAGAGCCACCCTCTGAAAGAGGATGTTTTTgcagaataagaaaaacaagtctTTCTGTGGGGAGATGTCGActggaaaaaaacccacactacTCAATTGCAATTAAGTTTCCGTTTTATTTGGGGACTTCACTGAGAAATACAGCCTTGGAGACAGCCTTTTAAATAGCTCTGAGGAATGCTCTgaagaagcagggaaggagacagTGGATTCTGAATTTTTTGACAGGCAAATACATATAGTTAAGCATGTATTTTGGtgaaagattactgctaatcatcAGGAAACAAATACCTGATTTAATGATTTTGGTGCTTTTCTAAAACATGAATCTGGGGTCAATGAGATTCTAAGATATCGATCCTGAGTTTCTAAGGGGCCTTTATATCCAAACCCAGAATATTTTATCCTGGTTTTCTttatcctgaattcccctcaggggcACTGTCAGTGGGTGACTGCAGGGGGTTGCACTTTAACCCTTTCTATAATGGGATAATGAAGGAGACTGTTCTTTTTGTTTACAGCTTCCTGCTTTTTGGTCATAAATTTAACCAAAGTTTTGGAGGCACTTGATGACTAATTTGTCTCATGGTTATAGGAAGGCTCATTCCTCCTTAAGGAGAGGATTTCACTGGTAGGTCATTCCTGTGCTGTATCTGAATTAGGCTCTGTTAATAACCAAAAAATTCTCTGGGTCGTATGTCTTACTACGTAGTTTATAATGATCCAAGAAATCTTTTTCCCTTATTGCTTCCACCCACATCTAGAGTCGCATCATTCCACTGAATTTAATATAGAGCTATATATGTGATTGATTGCCCCAAGAGGTTTAGCCATCATTCACTTTGTTATTGAACTGGCTGCACAGAGGGTAATGCAAGAAacaacaatcttataaaatagTCAGGATATAAATAATATAGGTAGTAGTATTTTTAAGGTCATAGTTCATCAATGAGGGAGATAAAGCATAAATAGTTTGAAAACAACAAAGAGAGAACAAATGATGACAATGATTAGTATGACTGGTTGTAATGCAGATCACAGTAAGCCACCACGTCCAGAGGGAAGGGATCAGGTAGAGAgcaaaagataaatgtttcatctttgtttacaAAGGTATACTTTATCAACTTGTGCAAATCATAGTTGGCATGAGAGAAAAGGTTTCCTCATATCTTGGAAACAAAGATtgaaagccagtaatatttcaggcAAACAGCCATAACATTGTAAGTCATATTTACCAATTCATTCAGTCCCATGTAATTAATTCTTGTTGACTTTGACTTTTTTGTTAGTAGTTTTATTAAGCCATCAGGTTTTCCATTAGAGTTTCATAATCTCACCCAGTTCAGTGGAATCATCTGAAACATAtttgtcaaaaagtcctttttatgaatcttcttgaagatctgtatttcaaaaaagcatcagagtaaaacagTAACTTTCCATAAATggcaaaagacttaaaatggCATGGTTGAAGATCGGATTACAATATAATTGTCAAtgaaatttggttatttctgtgcCATACAACACCTAAGATAATAACTAGAAATATGAGTGATAACATACTAggacatttcaaattttatataataataactaTCCATATAATATAACCTAAGAGGGTTTATTATAACTCACTTATCAACATTTCTCATGTAATTTAACATGCCAAAGaagtataattattttagtaACTCTCTTTGAGATGTTTCAGGGGTCCTCTGAAGCATTCCAAAGCTGGCTAGAGATCAAAAgaatttcatttagaatttgactTAGGAAAGTTTGTCAAAGATATCAAAAGTTTTCAAAGCAGTTTGTCAAGTAGGATCATAGGTCCCAGTGAAACAATATGTTTTCACTTAACCAAAGAGACAATAAAAGATTTTGAAGTCAAAATACATAGTAGATCacttaaaaggtaaagaaactttTTATACTTCGTTCCCAAAAGCAGATCAATATTTCAAGAAAActttgttctcttaacagagagaaaattaaattctagttttgctcCACCTCACATTTAATGTTGAAATTTACTTGCTGAATTACATTCATTCTAATCTTAGCCAGTACAGACCACACGTAGAATTACTttcaaaagtttccttttttctcacaAACCTTTTACAGCTTTCTATATTCATATTACtttgtcccttattttcctttccatttagaAATACCCAGCTCTGGAACAAAAGCATGATCTTTTTCCGTAAcaaaatatgctttcatttttttaaactgaagtatagttgatttacatttcaGGTGTGTAGCGTtctgattcagttatgcatacatatatatacacatatatattctttttctgattttttccattatagtttattagacaatattgaatatagttccctgtgctatgtagtaggtccttgttctttaGTTGTTTtctgtatagtaatgtgtatctgttaatctcaaattcctaatttatcccccctctgccctttctcctttggtaaccagttgttttctatgtctgagtctatttctattttgtaaataagttcatttgtatcatttttttagattccacatatgtgatgtcatatgatatttgtctctccctgtctgacttacctcactttgTATGAAAATCTCCaaatcatccatgttgctgcaaatgacgttatctcatttttttttatgactgagtaatatataaacatcttcatccattcatctgtagatgtacccttaagttgcttccatgtcttggctattgtaaatagtgctgctgtgaacactggggtgcatgtatcttttcaaattagagtttttgtcttttgtggatATATATCACAGCAGTGGAATTGacagatcatatggtaagtctatttttagatttttaaggaaccttcatactgttctccatagtgactgcaccatttaCAGTCCGACCAAAAGTGTAGGTggtttcccttttatccacaccctctccgcatttattatttgtagattttttgacgatgcccattctgactggtttgaagtgatacctcattgtagtttttaatctgcatttctctaataattagtgatgttgagtatcttttcatgtgcttgttggccatctgtatgtcttctttagagaaatatctatttagattttctgcctattttttgattgggttgtttgtattttgattttgagCTATATGagccatttgtatattctggaaattaatcccttgtcagtcgcattgtttgcaattattttctcccattttgtaggttgtcttttaattttgtttatgatttcctttgttgtgcaaaaggttttaagttcggttaggtcccgtttgtttatgttagcttttgtttccattactctagtgGAAGAGCTAGAAAAATATGGCTGCAACTTATGTCAAAGAatattctgcctgtgttttcctctagttttatagtatccagactttatatttaggtctttaatacattttgagtttatttttgtacataatgTTAGAGAATGTGCTAatattcttttacatgcagctgtccagttttcctagcaccacttattgaagagactgtcttttctccattgcatgttattgcctcttttgttgtagattaattggccattagtatgtgggtttatttcgcTTTC
This region of Camelus ferus isolate YT-003-E chromosome 9, BCGSAC_Cfer_1.0, whole genome shotgun sequence genomic DNA includes:
- the LOC102508758 gene encoding glutathione S-transferase Mu 1 isoform X1; translated protein: MPMILGYWDIRGLGHAIRLLLEYTDSVYEEKTYRMGDAPDYDRSQWLNEKFKLGLDFPNLPYLIDGAHRLTQSNAIVRYIARKHNMCGETEEEKIRVDILENQAMDVRLSLGELCYHPDFEKLKPGFLKEIPEKMKLFSEFLGKRTWFAGDKLTFVDFLAYDTLDWHRIFEPKCLDEFPNLKDFMSRFEGLKKISAYMKSSCFLPSPMFLKTAVWGNK
- the LOC102508758 gene encoding glutathione S-transferase Mu 1 isoform X2, with translation MGDAPDYDRSQWLNEKFKLGLDFPNLPYLIDGAHRLTQSNAIVRYIARKHNMCGETEEEKIRVDILENQAMDVRLSLGELCYHPDFEKLKPGFLKEIPEKMKLFSEFLGKRTWFAGDKLTFVDFLAYDTLDWHRIFEPKCLDEFPNLKDFMSRFEGLKKISAYMKSSCFLPSPMFLKTAVWGNK